The Flavobacterium sp. 1 genome contains the following window.
GCTGTGTTCGGGTGATACAAAACGACCGAAAGGACGATTGGCGCTCATAGTGGTACGAAAAATCATTCGCAGGATTCTGCTTGCTTTATCATCAAGCTTTGACATTTCATATTCCCCAGATTTGATTCCTTTCAAAAACGGATCGGCCAAAAAATAGCTGGAAAAAGGGAAATGTCCTTGTGTTGTCAATCCATTGGTATAGGTGCCCATTTCAATATCAAGTCCGCCATTGACCGCTTCATCGGTATTGTGCACACCGCCCCAGTCACTGACCACTACGCCATCAAACTTCCAGTCATTTTTCAGGATTTTGTTCAACAAAAGGTCGTTGTGACAGCAATGCACGCCCCATATTTTGTTATAGGCGCCCATGATGGACCACACATTCCCTTGCTGAACGGCAGCTTTAAAGGCCGGAAGGTAAATCTCGTGCAACGCACGGTCACTTACATTTACATTAATTTCGCCACGGGAAATTTCCTGATTGTTCAATGCAAAGTGTTTTACGCACGCAGCAACTCCATTGGACTGTACACCCTGAATGTATGGAACCACCATGCGTGAGGCCAAAAAAGGATCTTCGCCCATATATTCAAAATTCCGGCCATTGAGCGGTGTACGATAAATATTGACTCCCGGTCCTAACAACATGGTTTTGTTTCGGTATCGGGCTTCTTCTCCAATAGATTTACCATAAAGCAGCGATATCTCGGGATTGAATGTTGCCGCAAGACATGTTAAGGCAGGAAAAGCGGTGCAGGAGTCATTCGTCCATTGCGCCCCGCTCCATTCATCCCATAATTTCTCATCGCTCACACCATGCGACCCATCGGCAGACCATACATCTGGAATGCCCAGCCGGGGAACTCCTTTTGAACTGAATTTCGACTGCGCATGACAGAGGGCTACTTTTTCTTCTAACGTCATCTTTGACAATGCGTCCTTTATACGAGCTTCTATAGGTTTGCTTTCATCTAAGTAAACAGGCTCTTGTGCCCATCCGCAAACAGACAACAGACTAAATAGTAATACTAAAACGTTAATTTTTCTTTTTTTCATAATATTGTATTCTCTTCTATTATTTATCAAACTACTGTCATATCAATTTATTTATGACGGAATTGATAACTGAGTCGGGTCTTTCAATTAATTCTAAAAACAGACTATTTTTATTTCATTTCATAAGTAGTCACTTTATATACCGCAGGAGTTTGAACTTCTGTATTCTTGGCTGATTCCAATACAGGTTGGTTTAGTCCAGGCTGGGGAGGAACTATTTGTCCTTCTAAAGTCTGGGTAATCTTTACTTCACGCCCTTTTACAAGCAGGCGGTCATGATGCCAGGTTTCGTCACCATTAAGCATACGGGAAGTTATCCACTTTTCGCCTTCAAACTTTCCTTCAAACACTTGGCCAATGCGAATTTTTTTTGATGGATTACTCGATTCAAATCTTAGTCGTGCTGTAATGCCTGCTACTATATATTCATCCGGTGCCGTTTGAATAACCAGGCCATATCCAGTAGTGTTCCAATTATCATATTCCACAATTACTTTATCATCGCCAAATGTAAGCGTGTCGGTGGTACTGTTTTTAGTGCGCATAAAACCTCGCATTTTTCCTGTACCCTGATATTTAATTATATAGGGCATTAATTCATTTATTACAGAGATTGACTGCCTGTAAGCTAAATTGCCATAAGCATCTTCAATCCCAAAAGGAGAAAAGCAAATAGCATCATGTTCTGCGTAGGCATAAAAAGCCCGGGCCTGTTCAGTTGTGCTTTCAGGAATAAAAAGCGGATTATCATATCGATGATACATCGCCACTATTTCTTTATAGTTGGGTTCATAAATATCAGGGGCGCAGAAATCGATATAAGGCGCAAAGGCTTTGTAAATATCCATTACTCTGGATACTGGTCCACCGTTTGGATATACTCCGGGTAAATCAGTAGGTTTTAGAACCAACCAGCAATTTACATACATAGGCAGGTTTAGTTCTTTTTTACCCAATCGGGCTATTTCATTTATATATTTGGCATATTGCCATGTCATGAAAAAGTTTTGTGCACTTTTCATTTCATCAGCAAATATTTCAGACCAAGTACCTTTAGTTTTGCTTCCATTTTTTTGCCAGACAGATTTCATTTCCGGGCTCAAATTATTTGTATTTTTTTGTAAATACTTAATTAAGGTTTCCGGAACCTGAGACTTAAATAAGTCAAGTGCCTGTTTATTGTAATCGATGTCCTGAAAAGCACCAACTTCGTTTTCAACTTGCATCATTACCACAGTATGATCTTTGTCTATTTCTTTGATTCGTTTCATTAATTGCACATAAGCCTTAGCATCTGCCATCTGTGCTTCCTTACAAAAAGCTGAAATTACTTCTCCAGTCTCGCCATTACTTTGTTTTAATTTAAAAAACCGTTTTGAATCTTTTTTTACCCAAAGCGGCGTATAAGTGGAAAGTCCATTTTTCCAGCTTGCAAACCATATAATACAAAGTTTTAGTTTGCTTTCGCGAGCCTGGGCTATCATCCCGTCAATAAGTGAATAATCAAACTTTCCCTCCTCAGGCTCAAATTGTTCCCATGCAATTGATGCGATAGCTGTATTAAGTCCCATTTCTTTTAATTTTGAGAAAACGGGTGCCAAATAAGTTAAATTGGAAGAGGTGGAATTATGCAGCTCTCCGGCAACCATAACAAAGGGTTTACCATCAACATACAGTCTGGTCATATTACCCTCTTTCTTTAATTGAGGTAATTCCTGAGCTTTTAAATAAGCTGAGAAAAATAAAAAAGTAAATAGAACTAATTTTTTCATGAAATAAATATTTTTGATGATTTCAACAAAATATAAATCCTTGTTGAATGTTTAATTTGTAATGTAATTTGTTTGCTGCCAACATCTCAATTCTTCTAAAAAAACAGTTATTCCCAACTCATTCGGGAATAACTGTTTTTGTTTATTATTTTGTAATCACATCCACTTCTGCATAACCAGCAACATTATCTCCAAAGGTGTTTTTCAATGCACGCAACTTAATGTAACGCCCCATTACCGGTGCAAAATTTTTGATTTGCATCAAAGGGTTATTTTTTATATTCGAAAACTCACCTTTATCAACTAATTTCCAACTCACATTGTCGTCTGATGTATAGAACTCGTATGTAGTAACAATACCAGAACTCCATTTATTTTGATCAGGCGTGTATTTAAAACCAACAATGTTTTTACTATTTCCAAGATCAATCACTAAATCTATCGGCATTTTATTGTCTTTATAATGCCATACAGTTGCTGGATTTCCGTCAAATACTGCAGTAGCATTATTATCGTTTATCCCTACTAATTTCCAGTCTTTTTTAGAAACATCAAATTTTTCTACACCAACTGGACTGCTCTTGTGTGAAGTAGGATCAAAAGAAATTGCTTTTATCTCCATTTTACCGTCAGCTATAAATGGACCTGTATATTTTTTTGAATTTGAAGTAGGTTCACTACCGTCTAATGTATAGTAAAAAATTGGTCCAATATCATTAGTCGATATCGTTACTTCGCCAGATTGATTTCGGATAATTGATGGAGCATACAAGAACACTGGAGCATCATAAATTCCGATATTAGAAATAACAGGGTTGCATTTTGAGTCATTAACATTGAAACGTACCTTAGTTGCATTTACAGCAGAAAAACGAAGGATTCGTTTGTAACCAATGGTAGTTCCGCTTGCTACTTCTTTCCAGTTTCCATCCACAAAGGCTTCTACAGTAAAGGATTTCACACGTTGACCCAAACGGATGTATTCCTGTGCCATAAAACGGTTGAAAATGGTAGGTTTACCCAAATCAATTGTTAATGATCCCGTTTTGATATTATCATCCGTAGTCCAATAGGTATTTTTCTTTCCATCTACCGCCAAATCAGCCCCAAACTTTTTTGATTTTTCACGCACATTTGAAGCTGTTGCTTTTTTGTTTTGGGCAATGTTTGTTGCAAAAGATTCTTTTACAGCTTTACCAAATTCGATGGCATTCTTTTCATCGGTTGGGTGAATCAAACCGTTTGGCATAATTGGAAAATTCAGCAACATAGTTCCGTTGCGTCCAATAGAGTTGTAATAAAGATCCATCAATTGGGGAACTGTTTTTACTTTATTGTCTTCGTCTGGATGATAAAACCACTCTGGACGAATGGAAGTATTTACTTCGGACATCACCCATTTATTCCCGTTTTCAACCCCAAAATGCAAATTGTTCCATGGAACATCACCCGTTGCGTTCAAGAGACTCCAGTTCGTTTCACCTACATTTCCATCCTCGGTTCCAACCCAACGAAGGTCTCCTCTTTCACCACCATCGTTCCAAATCACACATTTTGGTTGCAATTTATGAATCAATGCGTATGTGGTTTTCCAGTCGTAATATGTCTTAGCATCAATTTTACGAACTTCGTTAGCTCCACCATAATATCCATCTCCACCATTAGCACCGTCAAACCACACTTCGAAAATTTCACCATAATTAGTAAGAAGTTCTGTCAATTGGTTTCTGAAATAAGTAATATATTCCGGTTTTCCATAATCAGCGCTATTTCTGTCCCAAGGTGACAAGTATATTCCAAATTTCAAACCGTATTCTTTACAGGCATCAGCCATTTCGCGAACCATATCTCCTTTACCATTTTTCCATGGAGCATTTTTTACTGAATACTCCGTGTATTTAGATGGCCAAAGCGAAAATCCACAATGGTGTTTAGCAGTAAGAATAATCCCCTTCAACCCAGCTTCTTTGCAAATGCGTGCCCATTGACGACAATCTGATTTTTCTGGATTAAATAGTTTGACATCTTCATTACCAAATCCCCACGACTGATCCGTGTAGGTGTTTAACGAGAAATGCACAAAAGCATAACTTTCCATTTCCTGCACTCTCATTTGGTTCTCAGAAGGTGTCGGCCCACAGGCTGCTGGAGTTTTTATCTGAGCAACACCAACACTAGTTGATAAAAACGCAAGAATGACTGCGTATAAAAAAAATCTTTTCATTTGATATATTGTTTATTCTAATTACTATTTAAGCGTTTTTATATTTATTGAAGTTTCTTCCAATCCATTGGATGATACCGATAATTTAATTTCACCCGCCTGATGATTGCTTTTTATTACTACCAAAGCTCTACCTTTCCATGCTTTACGAGTGTTGCCTAAGTATGGTTCGAAGTCTTTCAAATCAGCATTGTCTACTCCTGCAATGACACCCGGCCCATCAATTTTAAAATGCAGACGATTGGCAGCGTTCGGTTGGAATATTCCATCCTTGTCTGTTATTTCAATAGTTATGAATGATAAATCCTGTCCGTTGGCCAGTATTTCTTTTCGGTCGGCAGTCAATTTTATTTTTGAGGCATCGCCAGCAGTCTGCAGAATGGCTGATTCCATTTCCTTATCATTTTCTACTCCAACAGCTTTAAGCAAACCTGCAGAATATGGAATCGGAAAAGTAGCCTTAAATTGCTCCTCTTTACTGTTTTTTTGTTCACCAACCAATTTGTCGTTCAGGTATAACCTTACTTTTGGATATTTTGAATATACCTCAACCTGAACAGTTTTTCCTTCAAAACCAGGCCATGTCCAGCTTTCCCATGTTGGATAAACCGACCACCATGTTTCTTTGATTTCCAAAGGTTCCAGGGCTGGTTCACGAACTGCCATGTAGAGTTTTTCGTTAGTATTATGCAACAGGCTTCTGTAATGGGAAATGGGTTTTCTCCAGCCAATCAAATCTATATCACCGCAGTAGGCACCATGATAAGGGAAGAAATCATTTTCCCAGTGCTGGCCGGGAACTTCTCCCGAATAATAATAACGACCGATACCTGATTCGCCCAAATAATCCATCGCTGTCCAAACAAAATCCCCGATTACATAATTATTTTCTTCCACCAGTTTCCAATTGTTAAAAGCATCTTTTGGATAGGATTCGGTTTGAACTATGATACGCGAAGGCACTCTTTTATGATCGTCCGGGGCAGTATGCAGGTTGTAATTATAACCTGCAACATCGTGTGCCGCCATCAGCGGATCGAACACTTCCCACTTTCCGTTAGCTACAATTGCGGATGTAACAGGACGGGTATTATCTATTTTCTTTACTGTTGCTGAAAGCATTTTAGCTGTTTCAACGGCCTCAGGATCTGCCCGTTCGGGTATTTCGTTACCTATGCTCCACATAAAAACTGAAGGATGATTGCGATCGCGCAATACCATGGCTTCCAAATCACGTTGCCACCACTGGTTGAAATATTTAGAATAATCATTACTGTTTTTCCCGACATTCCAGCAATCGAACGACTCATCCATTACCAGTAAACCTAATCTGTCGCAGGCGTCAAGAAATGCCTCAGAAGGCGGGTTGTGGGAAGTTCTCACGGCATTGAATCCACCGGCTTTGAGCAATTCAATTTTGCGTTCCTCGGCACGATCAAAGGCAGCTGTACCTAAGCAGCCATTATCGTGATGTACGCAACCGCCGTTTATTTTTACTGTTTTACCGTTAAGCTGAAATCCATTTTCGGCAGTAAATTTTATGGAACGGATACCAAAATTGTTTTTTGTATCGTCCAGCGCTTTTTTATCTTTTATTACCTGAATCCGGGCCTGATATAAATGCGGTGTTTCAGGTGTCCAGAGCATAGGGTTTGACACTTGTATGGTTTGGGTTATTTCCTTCTCGCCATTGGCAGGAAGCTCAACCTGTGTTTGACTGTTTCCAACACTTTTAGAACTCTTATCCAAAAGATGGGTTGTAACAACAATTCTCTGTAGCGATCCTGTTTCATTTTTAACCTTGGTTTTTACCAGTACTGTCGCCTTTTTTGAAGATACTTCGGGAGTTGAAATAGCAACACCCCAGTTTGCCAGATGTACCGGATTGGTAACCATCATCCAGACATGGCGATAGATTCCTGATCCACTGTACCATCGGCTGTTCATCTGTTGTGAATTATCAACACGTACCGCAATAACGTTTTCTTTTCCAAAAATCAAATATGGTGTAAGGTCATAACTGAATGAAGAGTAGCCATAAGGATAAACACCCAGCGATTTTCCGTTGATAAAAACTTCAGAGTTCATATAAATACCTTCAAAATAAATAGCTGTTTTTTTTGCTTTCCAGCTATCAGGTACCTGAAAGGTTTTGCGATACCAGCCAATTCCTGACGGAAAATATCCGCCACCTCCACCAGTAGCATTTTTAGGGTGAATTTTTCCTTCGATACTCCAATCATGAGGTAAATCCAGTTTACGCCAGCTCTGATCATTGAAATCATTTGTTTTGGCTTCAGAAGCGTCGCCTAAAAAGAATTTCCAGTCAGAATCAAATAACTGTTTTCTTTCCATCCCGTTTTGTGCATATCCTGAAAGAAAGCTTATACATAGTATAAATAAGAATACTAGTTGTTTTGTAAAATATTGTTTTTTATATGAATTTAAGCTGTACATTTTGTTACGTTTTATATTTCTAAATACCTTAGGATAGTATATAGTATTATTATTCAATTTATAATTGAGAGTTATTTAAACACTATTCGACCTTGAACACGATTGCCGTTGCAAATGGCATTTCCGCCGGACAAGTGACAACGAGACCATCAGTTTCCAGTTTCCATTGCAATTTCCCTTTGTATCCAAGCAATTTCACATCTTTAACAGGCTTGCTAAAGTATTTTGCATCGGTACCAAGAGATTTGATTTTCAACTGTGCTCCCGGAACAGGTACGTTCATACAAAATGCGTAGCATGCACCGTTCTTACCAATTGTGAAACGAATGTCCTGAGCATCGAACCTGAATTCTGCATGTTTACGATTCAACGCACCACCAGGAAGCATTTTCAACTTGCCGTTAATTTGTTCTCCTTCTCCAGGAATCGTCCATGCATGGCTTCCGTAAACAGCTTCCCCATTTCGTTTCATCCAGACACCAACTTCTTTCAACATTTTCATACTGCCTTCGTCCAATGAACCATCAGGCAAAATGGAAATACATAAAGCTGCATTACCATCGCGGGCAATGGCTTCGATAATATAGCGAATCATCATTCCCGAATCGTAGGTAAAACCCGGAGCATAGAACCAGTCACCAACCGGAGCTTCTGCGATCCATGGCTGATCGGTTTTGATCTCGACCGGAACACCAAATTCTTCAGTGTTTACTGTACCATTAGTCTTTTTTCGGAATTTCACTATGCTGAAAGTATTCACAGAGCCACGATTTTTGAGTGTGCGATTGTAGTAATCGGCTATAACGGTTTGCATAGCATCTGCTTTAAGGCCGGTTCCAGTTCCATCACCGGTAAAAGGTCCTTGTACTGTACCATCGGTATAAATAAAATCAGGGTCATAATGCTGTACTACATCCATCATCCTTAACGCCCATTTTGATGCATACCACTTTGCGTAATCAAGGTGATTCGTGAATATGCCTGCCGGTGGAGGTGACCATCCTGAATAAGCAGCCTCGGTTACACCTTTGTACTCGCGCAGATTAATGCCGTAAAGCAACCGTGGATCATATCCTTCCCACCATTTACCTTTGCCATCGGCAAGAGTCAGCCCCCCATCATAAGGCACACCTTTTTTAGCACCTTCTTTATCACTGCCAAAAGCCGTTTGCCACCACCACCAGGTATATTCGTGGTGAAATGTTACACCATAATGCATTCCATTGGCACGGCAAGCTTTCGCCCATTCGCCAATTAAATCACGCTTTGGACCGATATTTACGGAATTCCATGGTTGATATTTTGAATTCCACATATCGTAGTTATCGTGATGTACTCCTTGAATCATCAGAAAACGAGCACCTGCAGCCTTATAAATTTTGGTAAGCGTAGCCGGGTCAAGCTTTGTTGGATTCCAATCACGAAGTACTTCCTTATACCCTGATTCGGATGGGTGACCGTATTTCTTGAAGTGATTTTTATAGGCAGTCGTACCTTCCGTGTAAAGTTTTCGTGCATACCAGTCACCGCTTTCACCTGCCGCTTGTGGCCCAAAGTGAACCCAAATACCAAACTTAGCATCCCGAAGCCATGCCGGTTCACCAGGATAATTTTTCTCAATGGATTCCCAGGTTGGTTCAAACGGGCCGGATGCGATGGGAATATTCAATTTCATTTCGGGAAACGATTTTAAGTCACCAACTGTAATACTGTCTTGCGGCAAAATGGTTGATACCGAAGGAAATGCTGGTAACAAATAAGGTTCAACATTCGATTTTGGCTTCGTTTTTTTATTTTGGGCATTTAAGCCAAAAATCGTAATTGAAATAATAAAGACAATTTCTAAAATCTTTTTCATTGGTTTATAATTTATATTGTTTATCTGACTTATTTGAATGAACTTAATTTCCCAACATATTCCATAATAAATCCAAAGTGATAGGACTTATTACCGGGATTGGTATATTTTTCCATTGTTTTGGCACCCCAGGTATCATCACCACCAACCCCGTGAATATTCAAATCAATATTCAGGTTAATAAAATTACGTTTCGGAAGCTGGTAATTATGCGTTGTGTTTTCCAAATCGTATTCTGTATAAGGCCATGCTCTAAAATTTAGTGGCTGCAAACCTGTTATCTTAATGGTATTATCGTTTTGAGCACCAAAAGAAAACCAACGAACTTCGCAGCGATTTGCATTATCCTGCGGCACCGGATATGGAACCACAAAATTTTCTAATTCCGAATGATATAAACCAATCAGCGAAGCAGTTTTCCTGTCTGGATAATTTTCGTGTGGTCCCCGGCCATACCAGTCAATGGTACTATAGTTATCCGGAATACGAACCCTCATACCAAATTTGGGAATCAGGGGGATAGTATCACCCAAAGGTGTATATGTTGCCTCGACCTGTAATTTTCCTATACCGTTTAATTGGTAGTTCAGCGTATAGTTGGCACCAATAGTTGGCAGATTCATATCAAACTTAACAGTTGCTAAATTGCCTTGTTTAACTATAGCAACATTTTTAACAATCCTGTTTTCTGCTGCTTTTTTCCATTTGCCTAATTCTCCCGAATAACCGCTTTGCTTTTGATTATCATTCGGCGTTTTCCAAA
Protein-coding sequences here:
- a CDS encoding DUF5597 domain-containing protein: MKKLVLFTFLFFSAYLKAQELPQLKKEGNMTRLYVDGKPFVMVAGELHNSTSSNLTYLAPVFSKLKEMGLNTAIASIAWEQFEPEEGKFDYSLIDGMIAQARESKLKLCIIWFASWKNGLSTYTPLWVKKDSKRFFKLKQSNGETGEVISAFCKEAQMADAKAYVQLMKRIKEIDKDHTVVMMQVENEVGAFQDIDYNKQALDLFKSQVPETLIKYLQKNTNNLSPEMKSVWQKNGSKTKGTWSEIFADEMKSAQNFFMTWQYAKYINEIARLGKKELNLPMYVNCWLVLKPTDLPGVYPNGGPVSRVMDIYKAFAPYIDFCAPDIYEPNYKEIVAMYHRYDNPLFIPESTTEQARAFYAYAEHDAICFSPFGIEDAYGNLAYRQSISVINELMPYIIKYQGTGKMRGFMRTKNSTTDTLTFGDDKVIVEYDNWNTTGYGLVIQTAPDEYIVAGITARLRFESSNPSKKIRIGQVFEGKFEGEKWITSRMLNGDETWHHDRLLVKGREVKITQTLEGQIVPPQPGLNQPVLESAKNTEVQTPAVYKVTTYEMK
- a CDS encoding alpha-L-fucosidase, with the protein product MKRFFLYAVILAFLSTSVGVAQIKTPAACGPTPSENQMRVQEMESYAFVHFSLNTYTDQSWGFGNEDVKLFNPEKSDCRQWARICKEAGLKGIILTAKHHCGFSLWPSKYTEYSVKNAPWKNGKGDMVREMADACKEYGLKFGIYLSPWDRNSADYGKPEYITYFRNQLTELLTNYGEIFEVWFDGANGGDGYYGGANEVRKIDAKTYYDWKTTYALIHKLQPKCVIWNDGGERGDLRWVGTEDGNVGETNWSLLNATGDVPWNNLHFGVENGNKWVMSEVNTSIRPEWFYHPDEDNKVKTVPQLMDLYYNSIGRNGTMLLNFPIMPNGLIHPTDEKNAIEFGKAVKESFATNIAQNKKATASNVREKSKKFGADLAVDGKKNTYWTTDDNIKTGSLTIDLGKPTIFNRFMAQEYIRLGQRVKSFTVEAFVDGNWKEVASGTTIGYKRILRFSAVNATKVRFNVNDSKCNPVISNIGIYDAPVFLYAPSIIRNQSGEVTISTNDIGPIFYYTLDGSEPTSNSKKYTGPFIADGKMEIKAISFDPTSHKSSPVGVEKFDVSKKDWKLVGINDNNATAVFDGNPATVWHYKDNKMPIDLVIDLGNSKNIVGFKYTPDQNKWSSGIVTTYEFYTSDDNVSWKLVDKGEFSNIKNNPLMQIKNFAPVMGRYIKLRALKNTFGDNVAGYAEVDVITK
- a CDS encoding sugar-binding domain-containing protein, producing MERKQLFDSDWKFFLGDASEAKTNDFNDQSWRKLDLPHDWSIEGKIHPKNATGGGGGYFPSGIGWYRKTFQVPDSWKAKKTAIYFEGIYMNSEVFINGKSLGVYPYGYSSFSYDLTPYLIFGKENVIAVRVDNSQQMNSRWYSGSGIYRHVWMMVTNPVHLANWGVAISTPEVSSKKATVLVKTKVKNETGSLQRIVVTTHLLDKSSKSVGNSQTQVELPANGEKEITQTIQVSNPMLWTPETPHLYQARIQVIKDKKALDDTKNNFGIRSIKFTAENGFQLNGKTVKINGGCVHHDNGCLGTAAFDRAEERKIELLKAGGFNAVRTSHNPPSEAFLDACDRLGLLVMDESFDCWNVGKNSNDYSKYFNQWWQRDLEAMVLRDRNHPSVFMWSIGNEIPERADPEAVETAKMLSATVKKIDNTRPVTSAIVANGKWEVFDPLMAAHDVAGYNYNLHTAPDDHKRVPSRIIVQTESYPKDAFNNWKLVEENNYVIGDFVWTAMDYLGESGIGRYYYSGEVPGQHWENDFFPYHGAYCGDIDLIGWRKPISHYRSLLHNTNEKLYMAVREPALEPLEIKETWWSVYPTWESWTWPGFEGKTVQVEVYSKYPKVRLYLNDKLVGEQKNSKEEQFKATFPIPYSAGLLKAVGVENDKEMESAILQTAGDASKIKLTADRKEILANGQDLSFITIEITDKDGIFQPNAANRLHFKIDGPGVIAGVDNADLKDFEPYLGNTRKAWKGRALVVIKSNHQAGEIKLSVSSNGLEETSINIKTLK
- a CDS encoding alpha-L-fucosidase, whose translation is MKKILEIVFIISITIFGLNAQNKKTKPKSNVEPYLLPAFPSVSTILPQDSITVGDLKSFPEMKLNIPIASGPFEPTWESIEKNYPGEPAWLRDAKFGIWVHFGPQAAGESGDWYARKLYTEGTTAYKNHFKKYGHPSESGYKEVLRDWNPTKLDPATLTKIYKAAGARFLMIQGVHHDNYDMWNSKYQPWNSVNIGPKRDLIGEWAKACRANGMHYGVTFHHEYTWWWWQTAFGSDKEGAKKGVPYDGGLTLADGKGKWWEGYDPRLLYGINLREYKGVTEAAYSGWSPPPAGIFTNHLDYAKWYASKWALRMMDVVQHYDPDFIYTDGTVQGPFTGDGTGTGLKADAMQTVIADYYNRTLKNRGSVNTFSIVKFRKKTNGTVNTEEFGVPVEIKTDQPWIAEAPVGDWFYAPGFTYDSGMMIRYIIEAIARDGNAALCISILPDGSLDEGSMKMLKEVGVWMKRNGEAVYGSHAWTIPGEGEQINGKLKMLPGGALNRKHAEFRFDAQDIRFTIGKNGACYAFCMNVPVPGAQLKIKSLGTDAKYFSKPVKDVKLLGYKGKLQWKLETDGLVVTCPAEMPFATAIVFKVE